One Amblyomma americanum isolate KBUSLIRL-KWMA chromosome 8, ASM5285725v1, whole genome shotgun sequence DNA window includes the following coding sequences:
- the Hpd gene encoding 4-hydroxyphenylpyruvate dioxygenase — protein MTTYTDKGPKPDGGRFLAFDHVTFWVGNAKQAASYYCSKMGFEYFCYRGLETGSRKVAAHAVRQNKIIFVFASALNPDDEEMGPHLVKHGDGVKDIAFSVEDLDTIVKRAKERGASIVRDIWQETDECGTVRFATVQTCGDTTHTFVERGSYNGLFLPGYRKHPSKDRSYEKLASAKLDFIDHCVLNQPDLEMVPAAQWYERSLMFHRFWSVDDKQIHTKYSALRSIVVTNYEETIKMPINEPANGLRKSQIQEYVDYYGGAGVQHIALNTSDIISSIKALRDRGMEFLDTPDTYYTQLREKLKTAKITVSEDLNTLQKLKILIDYDDNGYLLQIFTKNMQDRPTLFLEVIQRHNHSGFGAGNFKSLFEAIEAEQEARGNLY, from the exons CCTGATGGTGGCCGATTCCTGGCCTTCGATCACGTGACCTTCTGGGTCGGAAACGCCAAGCAG GCGGCCTCCTACTACTGCTCCAAGATGGGCTTCGAGTACTTCTGCTACCGGGGCCTGGAGACCGGCTCCCGAAAGGTGGCCGCGCACGCCGTCCGCCAGAACAAGATCATCTTCGTCTTCGCCTCGGCCCTCAACCCGGACGACGAAG AGATGGGGCCACACCTTGTCAAGCACGGTGACGGAGTCAAGGACATCGCCTTCAGTGTCGAGGACCTGGACACCATTGTCAAG CGCGCCAAGGAGCGGGGCGCCAGCATCGTGCGCGACATCTGGCAGGAGACGGACGAGTGCGGAACCGTGCGCTTCGCCACGGTGCAGACG TGCGGCGACACGACGCACACGTTTGTGGAGCGCGGCTCTTACAACGGCCTCTTCCTGCCTGGATACAGGAAGCACCCGTCCAAGGACCGCAGCTACGAGAAGCT GGCGAGTGCCAAGCTCGACTTCATCGACCACTGCGTCCTGAACCAGCCCGACCTGGAGATGGTACCCGCCGCTCAGTG GTACGAGCGCAGCCTGATGTTCCACCGCTTCTGGTCCGTGGACGACAAGCAGATCCACACCAAGTACTCGGCCCTGCGCTCCATCGTGGTCACCAACTACGAGGAGACCATCAAGATGCCCATCAACGAGCCCGCCAACGGACTGCGCAAATCGCAGATACAG GAATACGTCGACTACTACGGGGGCGCCGGCGTGCAGCACATCGCCCTGAACACGAGCGACATCATCAGCTCG ATCAAGGCCCTTCGCGACCGTGGCATGGAATTCCTGGACACTCCCGACACTTACTACACGCAGCTGAGGGAGAAGCTCAAGACAGCGAAGATCACCGTCTCCGAGGACCTCAACACG ctgcagaagctgaagatCCTGATCGACTACGACGACAACGGCTACCTGCTGCAGATCTTCACCAAGAACATGCAGGACCGCCCCACCCTCTTCCTGGAGGTCATCCAGAGGCACAACCACAGC GGATTCGGAGCCGGCAACTTCAAGTCGCTGTTCGAAGCCATCGAAGCGGAGCAGGAGGCCAGAGGAAACCTCTACTGA